The following DNA comes from Streptomyces sp. NBC_00273.
TACGGCCGCTACCTGGACCGCGCGCCGGCGCCGCTGCTCGCGACCGTGAACCTGATGTCCCTCTTCGGGCTCCACCGAGCCCTGCGCGGCGCGCTCGTCGGCCACTTCGCGTGCGTCGAGGTCACCTCGTCGCCCGGATCCAGGCGCCTCGCCAAGGCCATGCGGCGCTGCGGAGCGGGACCTTCGGCCGAACACTTCTACGCGGAGCACGTCGAAGCCGACGCCGTCCACGAACAGGTGGTGCGCCACGAGGTGATCGGAGGCCTGCTGGCCGACGAGCCGGACCTGGAGGCGGACATCGCGTTCGGGTGCGCGGCGACCGTCCTGCTGGAGGACCGCCTCGCGACCCACCTCCGCAAGGCCTGGGACCAGGGGCGCAGCGCCCTGCGTTCGCCCTTGCCGGGGCCGTGAGGGCGGGCTCACGACCACAGGGAGCGACGCGCCGGCCTCTTCAGGCACGGCGCGCCGCTTCCTTCGGCGGATGGTGCATGGGCCACGGTTCTTCGGAACGACACGGGCTGCCGTCAGCGGTGGGCGGCTCGGTGGCCGAACCAGTGGCCTCGACCGCGGGGGGCGTCGGTCACCGGAGCACCGGTCTCGGCACGGGGGGCGTCGGCGATCGGAGTCCCGGTCTCGGCGCGGGCATCGTCGCGTTGCTTGATCAGATCGTCGCGCTCGCGGTCGACGACGGCGGCCTCACGGCGTGACGTGCCGAGTTCCCGTCGGGCCTGCGCCGAGCGACGGGCCGAGCGACGGGCGCCCATCATGACCAGAGTCAGACCCAAGAGGGCGGCGGCTCCGACGATGATTCCGCTGAGAAAGAGCGATCCGGTTGAACCGGTGACGTGGTAGCCGAAAATCGAGAAATCGCTGCCGACGCCGAGATCGTGCCCCGCGCCGGCATTGCCGAATACTCCGGCCAGGCCGACGATGATGGCGGCGATCAGAATGATGAGCCCGAGGATGAGAATCATGGAATTTCTCCTTGGATGCGCGCCCGAACAAACCGCCGGACACGGCTGGCGTCTACCCCGGTTGTGAACCGTCAAGCCGAAGCGGAGAACATCACTGCTCAAACGGGAATTGCGTCCTGTGGACCATCGGGCTCATTCTGCTCGTCATGACCTTTAGCCGGATCCTCGGCGCGGCCGGTCACGCGGTCGGCGGCCGCCGACATCCGGCGACAGCGCAGTCAGGGAAGGCGTAGCGCCAGTACGACGACGTCGTCTCCGGGAGCCGGGTCCGCGGGCCTGTTGCTGATCCGGTGGAGCAGTTCGGGCAGCGGACGGTCACCGTGGCGGGCGAGCAGGGCGACGAGTTGGGCGAGGGAGGCATCGATGTCGTGGCCGCGGCGTTCGATGAGCCCGTCCGTGTAGAACAACAGCGTCGAGCCCGCGGGAAGGCCGCGCCGAGCCTCGGTCCGGTGGAACGGCCCGAGGTCCCTGTGGAGGAGGATGTCGTGCTCCTCCAGGAGGGTCACTCGGCCGTCGGGGGTACGGAGCAGCGGCGGCGGGTGGCCGGCGTTCGACCAGGTCAGCGTCCAGTCGGGACCGCCGTCGGCGAGGTCGAGGCGTGCGTGGACCAGCGTGCCGCCGGCCTCGATGGGCAAGACCGAACAAGCGGCATCGAGGGCGGTCAGCGCCGTGGCCGGGCTGTACGGCGGGTGGTCGAGGGTGGCCTGCCGCAGCATGCTGCGGATTTGGCCCATGATCGTGGCTGCGTGCATGTCGTGGCCTGTGATGTCACCCACCGTCACCATGAGGGCTCCGGGTTCGCCGCCGGGTGAGGCGGGTGGTAGGTGATAGGCGTCGTACCAGTCCCCACCGATCATGTCGCCGACCGCGGCCGGCTCGTACAGGGCGCTGATCTCGATGTGGTCGGCAACGGGGAGGTCGGTGAGCATGGCTTCCTGGAGCTGCCGGGCCACGGAGATGCGTTCGTCGAGGTGCAGCGCGCGTTCCACCGCCTGTGCGATGTAGCCGGAAGCGGCGGTGAGCGTGGCCCGCTCCGTGACCCCCACCTCGTGCCGCTTGGCCCAACAGACGGCGAGTACGCCCAGCAGGGCGCGGCTGCCCCAGAGCGGCAGGCACAGCACGGTGGTGAAGCCCATGCGGTCGAAGAAGCCGACCGCCTCGGGGCTGTACCCGGCGACGAGCGCCTCACGGTCGGGCACGAAGACCGCCCGTCGTTCCCGCATGGCCCGGGTGCTCGGGAACGCCGCGCTCGCGGGCAGCGTGAGGACCTCCCGTTCCACCGAGTGCTCGACGTCTGGGTCGGCAACCCGGTGGAGTTCGTCCTTGTCGGCGACCAGCAGGCCGACGTACGAGGGCTTTCCGGCACCGACGAAAAGGTCCCGCAGCCGGCGCCGGACGTCCTCCAGCCCGGACGTCTGGGCCAGTTCCTCCGAGGCCCTCAGCAGCAGCTCGGCGTGGTCCATGCCGGCCTGGGCTTCCTGCTCCAGGCGCTCCGCGTCGCTCCGGGCCCGCTCGGCGGCGGCTCGCGCGGTCTCCAGCACCTTCTGTGCGGACCGGCTCTGCGCCGACAGGATGCGCAGGCGCAGCTCGGCGGAGCAGGCCGCGGCCAGATCCATCAGGTCGGCCAGTTCGCCGTCACCCCACGTCCGCGGCTCGTGGTCGACGGCGCACAAGGAGCCCAGGACCAACCCGTCGGCGTCGGTCAGCGGCGTTCCTGCATACGCGATGAGCCCGAGATCCCCGATGGCCGGGCTGCTACGGAGCCGGTCGTCGGCGCGGGCATCGGGCACGACCAGAGGCTGCCCGGAGGCCACCACGTACCGGCAGGGCGAGTGCGACAGCGGCAGCGCGCGGCTCACCGCCCAGGGCTCCTGCAGACCGAACAGTCCGGGCAGGATCTGCCGCTCCTCCTCGACCAGCGAAACGAAGGCCACCGGCACGCGGAGCAGTCGTGAAACCAGCCGGGCGAAGCGGTCCATCCCGGTATCGGAAGCTGCCGAAAGCCCCGCCAACCTCAGGGCCCGCGGCCGTGCGCCGCCCGGGTCCACTCCGGATTCCGCGCCCTGTTTCGGCATCTGCCCTCCGGCCGCGCTGCACTTGAAACCCTCAACGGCATGGTAGGCCAGCGGCGGGCTGCTTCGCCGGTCTACGGTGGTACGGGCGCGTGCGCCGAAGGGGCGGCTCCCGGCCGCCGGGTCGGTGCGAAGGGCTGAGCCGGCTCCGGCTACCGCCCGCCCGAGGCCGCGCGTGGTGAAAGTCGCGACTGCGAGGTGTGCACCCGGCCCACGGAGGATCTGGCGGAGCCGATGTTCGAACTGGCCCTGCTGCTCCCGAGGACCGGATTCGGGGAGCCGAGGCCCTAGAAGTCGAACCTGATCAGCTCCTTGCCCACGCTGGAGTCGTACGGTCCGTGCCGCGTTCTGAGCACCGGATCAACGGCGGACACTCCGAGGGAACAGCAAGTGGCACAGTTTGTCATCTACGGGATGTCGGACACCGAGATCTCTAAACGGCTCGGAATCTCCACGCACACCGTCAGGGACCATCTCAAGAAGGTCTTCGACAAGACGGGGACGAACAGCCGAGGCCGACTGCTCCACATCCTCTACTTCACCCACTACCGACCAGACATCGAAGCCGGCTGTGTCATGGAAACCCGCGGGTGGTTCACGACATCCAGCTCCGATCCGGCACAGGCTTTGCGCTGACAGAGGATCGAACGTGGAGCTGCGGTGGTCTTGACGGGAACACTCCGGCGAGGCCGGATTTGGTGATGAGTCCCGAGAGTTTTTGTCCGGGAGATCATCGAGGCGATGGTGACAGGTGACGACGTGCGGATCGACTGGCCGCTACGTCTGCCGGTGCAGCGGCAAGCCTTGCTGACCTGTTCGATCTACGGGGGCCGGCGCATGGACCTGCGCTCGGGCTGCGGGGAGAGGAACTGACCGATTGCCGATGTGGCTGCGGGCGAATTACGCGGTACTGGCGGCCTGGTCGGACGCGGGCTGGAACCAGCCCGCCTTTGATGCGAACACACCGGTGCCGGCCATCACGCTCCCCAAGCCAGGCCCGGCGCCCCGGCCGGGCTCTGCCGCATTCCCGTTGACGGGGCTGGCTCTGCCACCTGGGGGCGGTGGCACGCTGCCTGACGGCGGAGCGAAGCCCGCACGTTGCGTACGGCGTCGGTGGTGGCGGTATGGCGGGCGGGGTGGCCACGGCCATCACGACGCCGGTGTCCGCGCGGTGCCGGTA
Coding sequences within:
- a CDS encoding SpoIIE family protein phosphatase, whose translation is MDRFARLVSRLLRVPVAFVSLVEEERQILPGLFGLQEPWAVSRALPLSHSPCRYVVASGQPLVVPDARADDRLRSSPAIGDLGLIAYAGTPLTDADGLVLGSLCAVDHEPRTWGDGELADLMDLAAACSAELRLRILSAQSRSAQKVLETARAAAERARSDAERLEQEAQAGMDHAELLLRASEELAQTSGLEDVRRRLRDLFVGAGKPSYVGLLVADKDELHRVADPDVEHSVEREVLTLPASAAFPSTRAMRERRAVFVPDREALVAGYSPEAVGFFDRMGFTTVLCLPLWGSRALLGVLAVCWAKRHEVGVTERATLTAASGYIAQAVERALHLDERISVARQLQEAMLTDLPVADHIEISALYEPAAVGDMIGGDWYDAYHLPPASPGGEPGALMVTVGDITGHDMHAATIMGQIRSMLRQATLDHPPYSPATALTALDAACSVLPIEAGGTLVHARLDLADGGPDWTLTWSNAGHPPPLLRTPDGRVTLLEEHDILLHRDLGPFHRTEARRGLPAGSTLLFYTDGLIERRGHDIDASLAQLVALLARHGDRPLPELLHRISNRPADPAPGDDVVVLALRLP
- a CDS encoding helix-turn-helix transcriptional regulator is translated as MPTLESYGPCRVLSTGSTADTPREQQVAQFVIYGMSDTEISKRLGISTHTVRDHLKKVFDKTGTNSRGRLLHILYFTHYRPDIEAGCVMETRGWFTTSSSDPAQALR